A genomic region of Methylobacterium durans contains the following coding sequences:
- a CDS encoding L,D-transpeptidase, with the protein MLPLSSGASAELLIRIDKASQSMAVSVNGQERHTWPVSTGAAGYDTPSGTFRPSRLSRHHFSREWDNAPMPFAIFFTAEGHAIHGTNQGRRLGHPASHGCVRLAPRNAGLLFALVRAEGLQSTQVVVEGDDSLVASRNSGPGIDPLAVLQQSAAARSRWQGEGRNPGSAPTGRPGHNTAEVAAPSPAAAVGQASPSGAASAGPPPSQGPDRETLMSQLLNRGAQVAKPICSAC; encoded by the coding sequence ATGCTTCCCCTGTCGTCCGGTGCCTCGGCTGAATTGCTCATCCGGATCGACAAGGCGAGCCAGAGCATGGCGGTGTCGGTGAACGGCCAGGAGCGCCACACTTGGCCTGTCTCGACGGGGGCTGCGGGCTATGACACCCCGAGCGGAACGTTCCGGCCTTCGCGCCTGAGCCGCCACCACTTCTCGCGGGAATGGGACAACGCGCCGATGCCCTTCGCGATCTTCTTCACCGCGGAGGGGCACGCGATCCACGGCACCAATCAGGGGCGGCGTCTCGGGCACCCGGCATCCCACGGCTGCGTCCGGCTCGCCCCGCGCAATGCCGGCCTGCTCTTCGCCCTCGTCCGGGCAGAGGGGCTACAGAGCACGCAGGTGGTGGTCGAGGGCGACGACAGCTTGGTCGCGAGCCGGAACTCGGGACCGGGCATCGACCCCCTCGCGGTCCTCCAGCAATCCGCGGCTGCCCGTTCCCGGTGGCAGGGCGAGGGCAGAAATCCGGGGAGCGCTCCGACGGGCAGGCCCGGACACAACACTGCCGAAGTGGCCGCGCCGAGCCCGGCTGCCGCGGTCGGCCAGGCATCTCCATCCGGCGCGGCGAGCGCTGGGCCGCCGCCATCCCAGGGACCCGACCGCGAGACCCTGATGAGCCAGCTTCTCAACAGGGGCGCGCAGGTCGCGAAGCCGATCTGCAGCGCCTGCTGA
- a CDS encoding DUF6894 family protein, with protein MALYFFEVADPEFSIRDFDGTECTDGNAALEEALRTLCEVAADQPEKYNGRPLRIDVLDDSQRNVFSCEIQLTTTVHALNRLRSAA; from the coding sequence ATGGCCCTGTATTTCTTTGAGGTTGCTGACCCGGAATTCTCGATCCGGGACTTCGATGGCACGGAATGCACGGACGGAAACGCCGCCCTGGAAGAAGCACTGCGCACCCTCTGTGAAGTCGCGGCCGATCAACCCGAGAAATACAATGGGCGCCCGCTTCGCATCGATGTCCTGGATGATTCGCAAAGAAACGTCTTCTCCTGCGAGATCCAGCTCACGACGACGGTCCACGCTCTCAACAGATTGCGGTCGGCAGCCTGA
- a CDS encoding NnrU family protein — MTLLILGLVLFLGTHGFSMARAKRAELIGRFGEKRFKLGYTLLSLAGLVLIGIGFHEYRASGYIPVWNPPVFTRHLAVLLTLFAFIALASTYLPGHIRARAKHPMLLAVKIWATAHLLANGDLGSILLFGGFLAWAVMARISAKRRALTAGQVAAQHGGEAARPAGWRNDAIAVAVGVVVWFVFGRYLHYPLIGVSAWPGMA; from the coding sequence ATGACCCTCCTGATCCTCGGCCTCGTGCTCTTCCTCGGCACGCACGGCTTCTCGATGGCCCGCGCCAAGCGCGCCGAGCTCATCGGCCGCTTCGGCGAGAAGCGGTTCAAGCTCGGCTACACGCTGCTCTCGTTGGCGGGACTCGTGCTGATCGGCATCGGCTTCCATGAATACCGGGCGTCCGGCTACATCCCGGTCTGGAACCCACCGGTCTTCACGCGCCACCTCGCGGTGCTCCTGACCCTCTTCGCCTTCATCGCGCTGGCGTCCACTTACCTGCCGGGGCACATCCGGGCACGGGCGAAGCACCCGATGCTGCTCGCCGTGAAGATCTGGGCGACCGCCCATCTCCTCGCGAACGGCGATCTCGGCTCGATCCTGCTCTTCGGCGGCTTTCTGGCCTGGGCGGTCATGGCCCGCATCAGCGCCAAGCGGCGCGCGCTCACGGCGGGGCAGGTCGCGGCCCAGCACGGCGGCGAGGCGGCGCGGCCGGCCGGCTGGCGCAACGACGCCATCGCGGTCGCGGTCGGCGTCGTGGTGTGGTTCGTGTTCGGACGCTACCTGCACTATCCGCTGATCGGCGTCTCCGCCTGGCCCGGAATGGCGTGA
- a CDS encoding tetratricopeptide repeat protein: protein MAENNEFFREVNEDYRRDQVAQIWRRYSGVIIALAVLVVAAVGGWRYWQSAQRHAAEAASEQFDTANRLARDGKPEEADKVLTGLEKDGPAGYRLLAQFRSAVEAAKRDPAKGAAAFDAIAGDTGAGDALRDLARLRAALLRLDTADPTPALASLQGLAAGSPFRHTAREMLGLVALKRGQYEEAGRWFDQLTTDPETPQNLRQRIEVYAALVAGGPVTVTEAKPEPAAPLPPITR from the coding sequence ATGGCCGAGAACAACGAGTTCTTCCGCGAGGTCAACGAGGATTACCGTCGTGACCAGGTCGCGCAGATCTGGCGCCGCTACAGCGGCGTGATCATCGCGCTGGCGGTGCTTGTCGTGGCGGCGGTCGGTGGCTGGCGCTACTGGCAGAGCGCGCAGCGCCACGCGGCGGAGGCCGCCTCCGAGCAGTTCGACACGGCGAACCGCCTCGCCCGCGACGGCAAGCCGGAGGAAGCCGACAAGGTTCTCACCGGCTTGGAGAAGGACGGTCCCGCCGGCTACCGGCTGCTCGCTCAGTTCCGCTCGGCGGTCGAGGCCGCCAAGCGCGATCCCGCCAAGGGTGCGGCCGCGTTCGATGCCATCGCGGGCGACACGGGCGCGGGCGACGCCCTGCGCGACCTCGCGCGCCTGCGCGCCGCGCTGCTGCGCCTCGATACCGCCGATCCCACGCCCGCGCTCGCCAGCCTGCAGGGCCTCGCGGCCGGCAGCCCGTTCCGCCACACCGCCCGCGAGATGCTCGGCCTCGTCGCGTTGAAGCGCGGCCAGTACGAGGAGGCGGGCCGCTGGTTCGACCAGCTCACCACCGATCCCGAGACGCCGCAGAACCTGCGCCAGCGCATCGAGGTCTACGCCGCCCTCGTGGCCGGCGGCCCGGTCACCGTCACGGAAGCGAAGCCCGAGCCCGCCGCGCCGCTTCCGCCGATCACCCGCTGA
- the der gene encoding ribosome biogenesis GTPase Der: MDLPTVAIVGRPNVGKSTLFNRLVGKKLALVDDRPGVTRDRREGDVNFGGLLFRIIDTAGLEEADSDSLLGRMRAQTEAAILEADVVLFVIDARAGVLPADQPFAEMVRRAGCPVILIANKAEGGAGMSGAYEAFSLGLGDPIPFSAEHGEGIGELHDALLEALPKPDEEDEEEAGDPAGRSLKVAIVGRPNAGKSTLINRMLGEERLLVGPEAGITRDSISLDWEWRGRKIKLHDTAGMRRRARIDDKLEKLAVSDGLRAVRFAEVVVVLLDATIPFEKQDLTIVDLVESEGRSLVIGLNKWDLVADQPGLLKTLREDCTRLLPQVRGVAVVPLSGLAGEGIDRLMKAVVEAAEVWSSRVSTSRINDWLNEATSRNPPPAVSGRRIKIRYATQVKSRPPHFALFGNQLDALPKSYTRYLVNGLRDAFDLPGTPIRLSLRTSKNPFDKG, translated from the coding sequence ATGGACCTGCCGACCGTCGCCATCGTCGGACGGCCGAATGTCGGCAAGTCGACCCTGTTCAACCGCCTCGTGGGCAAGAAGCTCGCCCTCGTGGACGACCGCCCCGGCGTCACCCGCGACCGGCGGGAGGGCGACGTCAATTTCGGCGGCCTGCTCTTCCGCATCATCGACACGGCGGGGTTGGAGGAGGCGGATTCGGATTCCCTCCTCGGCCGCATGCGCGCGCAGACCGAGGCCGCGATCCTGGAAGCCGACGTCGTGCTCTTCGTCATCGACGCGCGGGCGGGCGTGCTGCCGGCCGACCAGCCCTTCGCCGAGATGGTGCGTCGAGCCGGCTGCCCCGTCATCCTCATCGCCAACAAGGCCGAGGGCGGCGCGGGGATGAGCGGCGCCTACGAGGCCTTCTCGCTCGGCCTCGGCGACCCGATCCCGTTCTCGGCCGAGCACGGCGAGGGCATCGGCGAGCTGCACGACGCGCTCCTCGAGGCGCTGCCGAAGCCCGATGAGGAGGACGAGGAGGAGGCGGGCGACCCCGCCGGCCGTTCCCTCAAGGTGGCCATCGTCGGCCGCCCGAACGCCGGCAAGTCGACGCTCATCAACCGGATGCTCGGTGAGGAGCGCCTCCTCGTCGGCCCCGAGGCCGGCATCACGCGCGACTCGATCTCCCTCGACTGGGAGTGGCGGGGCCGCAAGATCAAGCTGCACGACACGGCCGGCATGCGCCGCCGCGCCCGCATCGACGACAAGCTCGAGAAGCTCGCCGTCTCGGACGGGCTTCGCGCCGTGCGCTTCGCCGAGGTGGTGGTGGTACTCCTCGACGCGACGATCCCCTTCGAGAAGCAGGACCTGACAATCGTCGATCTGGTCGAGAGCGAGGGCCGCTCCCTCGTGATCGGCCTCAACAAGTGGGACCTCGTCGCCGACCAGCCGGGCCTCCTCAAGACCCTGCGGGAGGATTGCACCCGCCTGCTGCCCCAGGTGCGCGGCGTCGCGGTGGTGCCGCTCTCGGGGCTCGCCGGGGAGGGGATCGACCGGCTGATGAAGGCGGTGGTCGAGGCGGCCGAAGTCTGGAGCAGCCGCGTCTCGACGTCGCGCATCAACGATTGGCTGAACGAGGCGACGAGCCGTAACCCGCCGCCGGCCGTCTCGGGCCGCCGCATCAAGATCCGCTACGCCACGCAGGTGAAGAGCCGGCCCCCACACTTCGCCCTGTTCGGCAATCAGCTCGACGCCCTGCCAAAATCCTACACCCGCTACCTCGTGAACGGCCTGCGCGATGCGTTCGACCTGCCCGGCACGCCGATCCGCCTCTCGCTGCGGACCTCGAAGAACCCGTTCGACAAGGGCTGA
- a CDS encoding sulfite exporter TauE/SafE family protein: protein MAQTSFASAAAPGKRAKLRAGPFRLILVGLVVAALAATAFLVHRYAGGDWSTALHAVGEILSGRGFWIAVAVGLFAQVVDGALGMAYGVTSTSFLLSTGVPPAAASASVHIAEIFTTGFSGLSHWRLGNVDKGLFKRLLIPGMIGTVTGAYLVTSLEGDVLRPWITGYLLVMGLYILVKAFRTIRLRSKPPTYIAPLALTGGFVDAVGGGGWGPVVTTSLVGGGQDPRTTIGSVNAAEFFLAVTSGVSFTLFGAFTHVSIIAGLILGGLFAAPLAALLVRALPAKVLMITVGLLIVGLSAFNLWTLLA, encoded by the coding sequence ATGGCCCAGACCTCATTCGCGTCCGCTGCGGCGCCCGGTAAGCGCGCCAAGCTTCGCGCCGGCCCGTTCCGGCTGATCCTCGTCGGCCTCGTCGTTGCCGCTCTCGCGGCAACCGCCTTCCTCGTCCACCGCTACGCCGGCGGCGACTGGAGCACGGCGCTCCACGCGGTCGGCGAGATCCTGAGCGGACGCGGCTTCTGGATCGCAGTCGCGGTCGGGCTGTTCGCGCAGGTGGTCGACGGTGCGCTGGGCATGGCCTACGGCGTCACCTCCACGAGCTTCCTCCTCTCCACCGGCGTGCCGCCCGCGGCGGCCTCCGCCTCCGTCCACATCGCCGAGATCTTCACAACCGGCTTCTCCGGCCTCTCGCACTGGCGCCTCGGCAACGTCGACAAGGGGCTCTTCAAGCGCCTGCTCATCCCCGGCATGATCGGCACTGTGACGGGCGCCTACCTCGTCACCTCGCTCGAGGGCGACGTGCTGCGCCCCTGGATCACCGGGTACCTGCTGGTGATGGGTCTCTACATCCTCGTGAAGGCGTTCCGGACGATCCGGCTGCGCTCCAAGCCGCCGACCTACATCGCCCCGCTGGCGCTGACCGGCGGCTTCGTCGACGCGGTCGGCGGCGGCGGCTGGGGGCCGGTGGTCACGACCTCCCTCGTCGGCGGCGGCCAGGACCCGCGCACCACGATCGGCTCGGTCAACGCGGCCGAGTTCTTCCTCGCAGTGACGAGCGGCGTCTCCTTCACCCTGTTCGGAGCCTTCACGCATGTCTCGATCATTGCCGGGCTGATCCTCGGCGGCCTCTTCGCCGCCCCGCTCGCCGCGCTCCTGGTGCGCGCCCTGCCGGCGAAGGTGCTGATGATCACGGTGGGCCTGCTGATCGTCGGCCTCAGTGCCTTCAACCTCTGGACATTGCTCGCCTGA
- a CDS encoding carboxylate-amine ligase: protein MSSHAYRFGIEEEYFLADAETRGTPRRSVKPFHTEAAEALPEIGRELLQCQVEVCTPPETEFAQAREVLGRQRAALAEIGARHELLVFAAGTHPVADWARQLPTKGDRYKGILRDVGLAGRRSLICGMHVHVEVPVPEARIDLMNRLLPFQPILFALSASSPFWQGKPTGLTAYRLSAFGELPRTGLPELFPSPADYERYVRIMTNAGSIQDASFLWWSLRPSIKFPTLELRIADSCTRLEDALTIAALFRCLVRLVVRRPELNARLDGVSRALADENLWRAQRGGTDAEMIDEASERALPYAEALDGLLDLIGEDAEALGCADEVRNARRIVAQGTSADGQIAAFEAAREAGLTNRQALDAVVDWLARTAKGEAASSPA from the coding sequence ATGAGTTCCCACGCCTACCGGTTCGGCATCGAGGAAGAGTACTTTCTGGCCGATGCCGAGACCCGCGGCACGCCCCGCCGCTCGGTGAAGCCGTTTCACACCGAGGCCGCCGAGGCGCTGCCGGAGATCGGGCGCGAACTCCTCCAATGCCAGGTCGAGGTATGCACGCCGCCTGAGACCGAGTTTGCGCAGGCCCGTGAAGTGCTCGGGCGCCAGCGCGCGGCGCTGGCCGAGATCGGCGCCCGGCACGAACTCCTCGTCTTCGCCGCCGGGACGCATCCCGTCGCCGACTGGGCGCGGCAATTGCCGACGAAGGGCGACCGCTACAAGGGCATCCTGCGCGACGTCGGGCTCGCCGGGCGGCGCAGCCTGATCTGCGGCATGCACGTCCATGTCGAGGTGCCGGTGCCGGAGGCACGCATCGACCTGATGAACCGGCTGCTGCCGTTCCAGCCGATCCTGTTCGCGCTCTCGGCATCCTCACCCTTCTGGCAGGGCAAGCCGACCGGACTCACCGCCTACCGGCTGAGCGCCTTCGGGGAATTGCCGCGCACCGGCCTGCCCGAACTCTTCCCGAGCCCGGCCGATTACGAGCGCTACGTCCGCATCATGACCAATGCCGGCTCGATTCAGGATGCGAGCTTCCTGTGGTGGTCGTTGAGGCCCTCGATCAAGTTCCCGACCCTCGAATTGCGCATCGCCGATTCCTGCACGCGCCTCGAAGATGCGCTCACCATCGCCGCCCTATTCCGCTGCCTCGTCCGCCTCGTGGTGCGGCGGCCGGAGCTGAACGCGCGGCTCGACGGCGTATCCCGTGCGCTCGCGGACGAGAACCTGTGGCGGGCCCAGCGCGGCGGCACCGACGCCGAGATGATCGACGAGGCGAGCGAGCGGGCCCTGCCCTACGCGGAGGCGCTCGACGGGCTTCTCGACCTGATCGGCGAGGACGCCGAGGCGCTCGGCTGCGCGGACGAAGTTCGCAACGCCCGCCGCATCGTCGCGCAGGGCACGAGCGCCGACGGCCAGATCGCGGCCTTCGAGGCGGCGCGCGAGGCCGGACTCACCAACCGGCAGGCCCTCGACGCCGTGGTCGACTGGCTCGCCCGGACGGCGAAGGGCGAGGCAGCCTCCTCCCCCGCCTGA
- a CDS encoding dihydrofolate reductase has product MIDVRCICAIGQRGQLGLNGHLPWEGNTDPLFVEDVTRFFALTMGHVLIAGPKTVASVPEFAFRDRTIDVIRSHEDPEAVLKRYPGRRIFVGGGIAVWNVYAPYIQHWDVTRLPYDGEADRWFDPAWLVGGPLRAA; this is encoded by the coding sequence ATGATCGACGTTCGCTGCATCTGCGCCATCGGGCAGCGCGGGCAACTCGGCCTCAACGGGCACCTGCCCTGGGAGGGCAACACCGACCCGCTCTTCGTCGAGGACGTGACGCGCTTCTTCGCGCTGACCATGGGGCACGTGCTCATCGCCGGCCCGAAGACGGTGGCCTCGGTCCCCGAATTCGCCTTCCGGGACCGCACCATCGACGTGATCCGCTCCCACGAGGACCCGGAGGCGGTGCTCAAGCGCTATCCCGGCCGGCGCATCTTCGTCGGCGGCGGCATCGCGGTCTGGAACGTCTACGCGCCGTACATCCAGCACTGGGACGTCACGCGGCTTCCCTACGACGGCGAGGCCGACCGCTGGTTCGATCCGGCCTGGCTCGTCGGCGGTCCGCTGCGAGCTGCTTGA
- a CDS encoding SDR family NAD(P)-dependent oxidoreductase, with amino-acid sequence MTSPAMSDTATKSLDGRIAVVTGASRGIGRAAALALAGAGAHVIAVARTQGALEELDDAIRAAGSSATLVPLNLTDYEAIDRLGAAINERWKRLDILVGNAGILGSLMPLGHIPLKTWQQVMDVNVTANWRLLRSFDPLLRMSDAGRAIFVTSGAAQKCRAYWGPYAVSKAALDAMVRTYAAENETTKVRAMLLNPGPLRTAMRRAAIPGEDPETLRTPEDLAPHFVRLAHPDWTETGKIYDFPTDSVLSPQMPA; translated from the coding sequence ATGACTTCCCCCGCCATGAGCGACACCGCGACGAAGTCGCTGGACGGCCGCATCGCCGTCGTCACCGGAGCCTCGCGCGGCATCGGCCGGGCCGCCGCCCTGGCGCTCGCCGGTGCGGGCGCCCACGTGATCGCCGTCGCCCGCACGCAGGGCGCCCTCGAGGAGCTCGACGACGCGATCCGCGCGGCGGGCTCCAGCGCCACGCTCGTGCCCCTGAACCTCACCGATTACGAGGCGATCGACCGGCTCGGTGCGGCCATCAACGAGCGCTGGAAGCGGCTCGACATCCTCGTCGGCAATGCCGGCATTCTCGGCAGCCTGATGCCGCTCGGCCATATCCCGCTCAAGACCTGGCAGCAGGTGATGGACGTGAACGTCACCGCGAACTGGCGGCTTCTGCGCTCCTTCGACCCGCTGCTCCGGATGTCGGATGCGGGCCGCGCCATCTTCGTGACGTCCGGCGCCGCCCAGAAATGCCGCGCCTATTGGGGTCCCTATGCGGTCTCGAAGGCGGCCCTCGACGCGATGGTGCGCACCTACGCCGCCGAGAACGAGACGACAAAGGTCCGGGCCATGCTCCTCAACCCGGGGCCTCTGCGCACGGCCATGCGCCGGGCGGCGATTCCCGGCGAGGATCCCGAGACCCTGCGAACGCCGGAGGATCTCGCCCCCCATTTCGTGCGCCTCGCGCATCCGGACTGGACGGAGACGGGCAAGATCTACGATTTCCCGACCGACTCGGTGCTGAGCCCGCAGATGCCCGCCTGA
- the purF gene encoding amidophosphoribosyltransferase → MSDRSAPARHPLGVVDGLDRDGDTLREECGVFGIFGHPDASAVVALGLHALQHRGQEAAGIVSFDGEIFHSERRPGLVGDSFSDRSTIERLKGRSAIGHVRYSTTGGTILRNVQPLFAELAGGGLAVAHNGNLTNALSIRRDLVRDGAITQSTSDTEVILHLAARSRSPRIIERFIDALRQIEGAYAIVALTNKKLIGARDPMGIRPLVLGELDGRYILASETCALDIIGAKFVRDIENGEIVVISEEGIESIRFAEARPMRPCIFEYIYFARPDSVVNGKSVYGVRKNIGIELAREAAAPADVVVPVPDSGVPAALGFAQETGLPFEMGIIRNHYVGRTFIQPTQSVRELGVRMKHSANRAAIEGKRIILVDDSLVRGTTSVKIVRMMREAGAREVHFRIASPPITYPDFYGIDTPEREKLLAATHDLEGMRQYIGADSLAFLSIDGLYRAMGEERRNDASPQYTDHCFTGDYPTGLTDLAIAGPKRLAMLAEAD, encoded by the coding sequence ATGTCAGACCGCTCCGCGCCCGCCCGCCACCCTCTCGGTGTCGTCGACGGGCTCGACCGCGATGGGGATACGCTGCGCGAGGAATGCGGCGTCTTCGGCATCTTCGGGCATCCGGACGCCTCGGCCGTGGTCGCGCTCGGCCTCCACGCCCTGCAGCACCGCGGCCAGGAGGCGGCGGGCATCGTTTCCTTCGACGGCGAGATCTTTCACTCCGAGCGGCGGCCGGGGCTCGTCGGCGATTCCTTCTCCGACCGCTCGACCATCGAGCGCCTGAAGGGCCGCTCCGCCATCGGCCACGTGCGCTACTCGACGACGGGCGGAACCATCCTGCGCAACGTGCAGCCGCTCTTCGCGGAGCTCGCCGGCGGCGGCCTCGCGGTGGCCCACAACGGCAACCTGACGAACGCGCTCTCGATTCGGCGCGACCTCGTGCGCGACGGCGCCATCACGCAATCGACCTCCGACACCGAGGTGATCCTGCATCTGGCCGCCCGCAGCCGGTCACCGCGGATCATCGAGCGCTTCATCGACGCGCTGCGCCAGATCGAGGGCGCCTACGCCATCGTCGCGCTGACCAACAAGAAGCTGATCGGCGCCCGCGATCCGATGGGCATCCGCCCCCTGGTGCTCGGCGAGCTCGACGGACGCTACATCCTCGCCTCCGAGACCTGCGCCCTCGACATCATCGGCGCCAAGTTCGTGCGCGACATCGAGAACGGCGAGATCGTCGTGATCTCGGAAGAGGGCATCGAGTCGATCCGCTTCGCCGAGGCGCGGCCGATGCGGCCCTGCATCTTCGAGTACATCTACTTCGCCCGGCCGGATTCCGTCGTGAACGGCAAGAGCGTCTACGGGGTGCGCAAGAACATCGGCATCGAGCTCGCCCGCGAGGCGGCGGCGCCCGCCGACGTGGTGGTGCCCGTGCCGGATTCCGGTGTGCCGGCGGCGCTCGGCTTCGCGCAGGAGACGGGCCTGCCTTTCGAGATGGGCATCATCCGCAACCATTACGTCGGCCGCACCTTCATTCAGCCGACCCAGTCCGTGCGCGAGCTCGGCGTGCGGATGAAGCACTCGGCCAACCGTGCCGCGATCGAGGGCAAGCGGATCATCCTCGTCGACGACAGCCTCGTGCGCGGCACCACCTCGGTGAAGATCGTGCGCATGATGCGGGAGGCCGGCGCCCGCGAGGTGCATTTCCGCATCGCGTCGCCGCCGATCACCTATCCGGACTTCTACGGGATCGACACGCCCGAGCGCGAGAAGCTGCTCGCCGCGACCCACGATCTGGAGGGCATGCGCCAGTATATCGGTGCCGACTCGCTGGCCTTCCTCTCGATCGACGGGCTCTACCGGGCGATGGGCGAGGAGCGCCGCAACGACGCGAGCCCGCAATACACCGACCATTGCTTCACGGGCGACTATCCGACCGGGCTGACGGACCTCGCCATCGCCGGGCCGAAGCGCCTCGCGATGCTGGCCGAGGCGGACTGA
- a CDS encoding CvpA family protein — MPFSVLDLVVLGIVVISALLAAVRGVTREVLAIIAWVAAAAVAWSFYPLLLPTVKQHVTSDTVALVASIAAIFLGTLIVVSIITVKVSDVVLDSRIGAVDRSLGFLFGAARGFLICVIGWVFLAWLVQGKVPEWAAQAKTRPMLEKSGEALVAQLPENPEGLLKQFKKPKIETPPNEPVDAPAETDTPAQRRSDAGGQPAATPAPRR, encoded by the coding sequence ATGCCGTTCTCCGTTCTCGATCTCGTCGTCCTCGGAATCGTCGTGATTTCCGCGCTGCTCGCGGCCGTGCGCGGCGTCACCCGCGAGGTGCTGGCCATCATCGCCTGGGTGGCGGCCGCCGCGGTGGCGTGGTCGTTCTATCCGCTCCTCCTGCCGACCGTGAAGCAGCACGTGACGAGCGACACCGTCGCCCTCGTCGCCTCGATCGCGGCGATCTTCCTCGGCACGCTGATCGTCGTCTCGATCATCACCGTGAAGGTTTCGGACGTGGTGCTCGACTCGCGCATCGGCGCCGTCGATCGCTCGCTCGGCTTCCTGTTCGGCGCGGCGCGCGGCTTCCTGATCTGCGTGATCGGCTGGGTGTTTCTCGCCTGGCTCGTCCAGGGCAAGGTTCCGGAATGGGCGGCCCAGGCCAAGACCCGGCCGATGCTCGAGAAATCCGGCGAGGCCCTGGTGGCCCAGCTGCCCGAGAACCCGGAAGGGCTCCTCAAGCAGTTCAAGAAGCCGAAGATCGAGACGCCGCCGAACGAGCCCGTCGACGCGCCGGCCGAGACGGATACGCCCGCGCAGCGCCGCTCCGACGCCGGCGGCCAGCCCGCAGCCACGCCCGCGCCGCGGCGCTGA
- the radA gene encoding DNA repair protein RadA, translating to MAKIQQTFVCQSCGAVYNRWRGRCEACNGWNTIVEEVAGGGPQSGPAATRPARARGRVFPLEGLTGEAKEAPRVASGIAELDRVTGGGFVRGSVILLGGDPGIGKSTLLMQASAAMAATGERVAYISGEEAVGQVRLRAERLGLARHPVELAAETNVEDIVETLSQGRPPALAIIDSIQTMWTETVESAPGTVTQVRSSAQALIRFAKTTGTAVILVGHVTKDGQIAGPRVVEHMVDAVASFEGDQGHHFRILRAVKNRFGPTDEIGVFEMTDGGLAEVPNPSALFLAARDHAAPGTAVFAGMEGTRPLLVEIQALVAPSALGMPRRAVVGWDPNRLSMVLAVLEAHGGIRLGTHDVYLNVAGGLRITEPAADLAVAAALVSSLSGAVLPHESVYFGEIGLSGAIRPVAQATARLKEAQKLGFSKALTPQGRGEAGERAFPTEALRHIADLVSGIAAGAPRRTGSERGRGRYAEED from the coding sequence ATGGCCAAGATCCAACAGACTTTTGTCTGCCAGTCCTGCGGCGCGGTCTACAATCGCTGGCGCGGGCGCTGCGAGGCCTGCAACGGCTGGAACACGATCGTCGAGGAGGTTGCCGGCGGCGGCCCGCAATCTGGACCGGCCGCGACCCGTCCCGCGCGAGCGCGCGGACGCGTTTTCCCCCTAGAGGGCCTGACCGGCGAGGCCAAGGAGGCGCCGCGCGTCGCCTCCGGCATCGCCGAGCTTGACCGGGTCACGGGCGGCGGCTTCGTGCGCGGCTCGGTGATCCTGCTCGGGGGTGATCCGGGCATCGGCAAGTCGACGCTGCTGATGCAGGCCTCGGCCGCGATGGCCGCGACCGGAGAGCGCGTCGCCTACATCTCCGGCGAGGAGGCGGTGGGGCAGGTGCGCCTGCGGGCCGAGCGCCTCGGACTCGCCCGGCACCCGGTCGAGCTCGCGGCCGAGACCAACGTCGAGGATATCGTCGAGACGCTCTCGCAGGGGCGCCCACCCGCGCTCGCCATCATCGACTCCATTCAGACCATGTGGACCGAGACGGTGGAATCAGCCCCCGGCACGGTCACGCAGGTGCGAAGCTCCGCCCAGGCGCTGATCCGCTTCGCCAAGACCACGGGCACGGCGGTGATCCTCGTCGGCCACGTCACCAAGGACGGGCAGATCGCGGGGCCGCGGGTCGTCGAGCACATGGTCGATGCGGTCGCCTCCTTCGAGGGCGACCAGGGCCACCATTTTCGCATCCTGCGGGCGGTAAAGAACCGCTTCGGCCCGACCGACGAGATCGGCGTCTTCGAGATGACGGATGGGGGGCTCGCCGAGGTGCCGAACCCCTCCGCGCTGTTCCTCGCGGCGCGCGACCACGCCGCGCCCGGCACAGCGGTCTTCGCCGGGATGGAGGGCACGCGCCCGCTCCTCGTGGAGATCCAGGCGCTCGTCGCCCCCTCCGCCCTCGGCATGCCGCGGCGCGCGGTGGTGGGCTGGGATCCGAACCGACTCTCGATGGTGCTGGCCGTGCTCGAAGCCCATGGCGGCATCCGGCTCGGAACGCACGACGTCTACCTGAACGTCGCGGGCGGGCTTCGCATCACAGAGCCTGCGGCCGACCTCGCGGTGGCGGCCGCCCTTGTCTCCTCCCTGTCGGGCGCGGTGCTGCCCCACGAGAGCGTCTATTTCGGCGAGATCGGCCTCTCCGGCGCGATCCGTCCCGTCGCGCAGGCGACCGCCCGCCTGAAGGAGGCGCAGAAGCTCGGCTTCTCGAAGGCGCTGACGCCGCAGGGACGCGGCGAGGCTGGGGAGCGGGCTTTCCCGACGGAAGCCCTGCGCCACATTGCCGACCTCGTCTCCGGCATCGCCGCGGGCGCGCCCCGCCGAACCGGATCCGAGCGCGGGCGGGGACGCTACGCTGAGGAGGATTGA